One window of the Rhizobiaceae bacterium genome contains the following:
- a CDS encoding branched-chain amino acid aminotransferase: MASVPFDQLEGFIWMNGAFVKWADAKIHVLTHGLHYASAVFEGERAYGGEIFKLTEHTQRLHDSAKILGFTIPYSVEELDEACRTLLEKQGFQDAYVRPIAWRGSEQMGVSAQNNRINCAIAIWQWPSYFDPAQKLKGIRLDMAEYRRPDPRTAPSKSKAAGLYMICTLSKHAAEAKGYADAMMLDWRGQVAEATGANIFFVKDGKIHTPKPDCFLDGITRRTVIDLARRRGLEVIERAIMPEELTGFEQCFLTGTAAEVTPVSEIGPYRFEVGEIAKTLMNDYSAEVQPKRAIAAE, encoded by the coding sequence ATGGCATCGGTTCCCTTCGATCAGCTCGAGGGCTTCATCTGGATGAATGGCGCGTTCGTCAAATGGGCGGACGCCAAGATTCACGTTCTCACTCACGGACTGCACTATGCAAGCGCCGTCTTCGAAGGCGAGCGCGCCTATGGCGGCGAAATCTTCAAGCTGACCGAGCATACCCAGCGCCTGCATGATTCGGCGAAGATCCTGGGCTTCACCATTCCCTACAGCGTCGAGGAGCTCGACGAAGCCTGCCGCACGCTGCTTGAGAAGCAGGGCTTCCAGGACGCCTATGTTCGCCCGATCGCCTGGCGCGGCAGCGAGCAGATGGGCGTGTCGGCGCAGAACAACCGCATCAACTGCGCCATCGCCATCTGGCAGTGGCCGAGCTATTTCGATCCCGCGCAGAAGCTCAAGGGCATCCGCCTCGACATGGCCGAATATCGCCGGCCCGATCCGCGCACCGCGCCGTCGAAGTCAAAGGCCGCCGGCCTCTATATGATCTGCACGCTTTCCAAGCACGCAGCGGAGGCCAAGGGCTATGCCGACGCCATGATGCTGGACTGGCGCGGTCAGGTCGCGGAAGCGACCGGCGCGAACATCTTCTTCGTCAAGGACGGCAAGATTCACACGCCGAAACCCGACTGCTTCCTCGACGGCATTACCCGCCGCACGGTGATCGACCTCGCCAGGCGGCGCGGCCTCGAAGTGATCGAGCGGGCCATCATGCCCGAGGAACTGACGGGCTTCGAGCAGTGCTTCCTGACCGGGACAGCGGCAGAAGTGACGCCGGTATCTGAAATCGGGCCGTACCGCTTCGAGGTCGGCGAGATCGCCAAGACCCTGATGAACGACTATTCGGCCGAAGTTCAGCCGAAACGCGCCATCGCGGCGGAGTAA
- a CDS encoding glycosyltransferase family 1 protein — protein sequence MRILMVTDAWKPQVNGVVHTLERLAEALADRGVEARFLTPLDFRKTFPLPTYPDIRIALTTPGHVARLIDEAEADHIHLVTEGPLGWMARRHCRKSRRPFTTSYHTKFPEYLGARLPVPESVAYGWLRSFHNSGSGTLVATQSLADDLASRGFTKLRPWTRGVDTELFRPQRRRDLGLPGPVFLSAGRVAVEKNLPAFLDLDLPGTKIVIGDGPELARLKAKYPGVRFLGHLPIGQLADYYASSDVFVFPSVTDTFGNVIVEALASGTPVAAFPVTGPVDIVRNGVDGALSTDLREAALAALKADRSAARERSLAYSWSACAEMFLVAVDDALAGRSGKVFRAAFAQA from the coding sequence TTGCGCATTCTGATGGTGACGGATGCCTGGAAACCCCAGGTCAACGGGGTCGTCCACACCCTCGAACGGCTCGCAGAGGCGCTTGCGGACCGGGGCGTCGAAGCGCGGTTTTTGACGCCGCTGGATTTCAGGAAGACGTTTCCGCTGCCGACCTATCCCGATATCCGGATCGCCCTGACGACACCCGGCCATGTCGCGCGGCTGATCGACGAGGCGGAGGCCGATCACATTCATCTCGTCACGGAAGGACCGTTGGGCTGGATGGCGCGCCGCCACTGCCGCAAAAGTAGACGGCCCTTCACGACGAGCTATCATACGAAGTTTCCGGAATATCTCGGCGCCCGGCTGCCGGTGCCCGAAAGCGTGGCCTATGGCTGGCTGCGCTCCTTCCACAATTCCGGCTCGGGGACGCTGGTCGCGACGCAGTCGCTCGCCGACGATCTTGCATCCCGTGGCTTCACGAAGCTGCGGCCGTGGACGCGCGGCGTGGACACGGAACTGTTCCGGCCGCAGCGCCGCCGCGATCTCGGCTTGCCCGGACCCGTCTTCCTCTCCGCGGGCCGGGTCGCCGTGGAGAAGAACCTGCCGGCGTTTCTGGATCTGGATCTGCCCGGCACGAAGATCGTCATCGGCGACGGACCCGAACTGGCGAGGCTGAAGGCGAAATATCCGGGCGTCAGGTTTCTCGGGCATTTGCCGATCGGGCAGCTCGCGGACTACTACGCATCCTCCGACGTCTTCGTGTTCCCCAGCGTGACGGACACGTTCGGCAATGTCATCGTCGAGGCGCTGGCGAGCGGCACGCCGGTTGCCGCCTTTCCCGTCACCGGGCCGGTCGACATCGTCCGCAACGGCGTCGACGGCGCGCTTTCGACGGATCTGCGCGAGGCGGCGCTTGCCGCGCTCAAGGCCGATCGTTCCGCGGCCCGCGAACGTTCGCTCGCCTATAGCTGGAGCGCCTGCGCTGAGATGTTCCTCGTCGCGGTCGATGATGCGCTTGCCGGCCGGAGCGGAAAAGTTTTTCGCGCGGCCTTCGCTCAAGCCTGA
- a CDS encoding CapA family protein — MPARFWKSRNVQTEDAGPERQWVPMAAALMKQPPVDFVRLIFLGDIAADNGREAPLLHPAIAGALQSADLVVANCNSPVVRKPHVPVRSWFGRRSHMNAGALLGVISAMGIETDRLVLSVANDSMLDQSVSGFEETLETLKSLQVRVIGNRRHGFIHDIAVGRLSVGLIAFSEWRRGSRRQFRRRVTLTEDLPANDWLAAEAESLDILCAFPHWDRYNAERPGVRTAQRAGALAARGVGLIAGHHQRCIQPVERIGSTYVAYGLGTFHGDSSARKMRRLGAMFIVDISTASWECGRIAAYELLPFLRIRDRQRERIMPIDALPAQLRREAEAAIRLAPPN, encoded by the coding sequence ATGCCCGCGAGGTTCTGGAAATCGCGCAACGTTCAGACCGAAGACGCCGGGCCGGAGCGTCAATGGGTGCCGATGGCGGCCGCCCTGATGAAGCAGCCGCCGGTGGATTTCGTGCGCCTCATCTTCCTTGGGGATATCGCGGCGGACAATGGCCGCGAGGCGCCTTTGCTGCATCCCGCCATCGCCGGCGCGCTCCAGTCGGCCGATCTGGTCGTCGCCAACTGCAACAGTCCGGTGGTGCGGAAGCCGCATGTCCCCGTGCGCTCCTGGTTCGGCCGGCGGAGTCACATGAACGCCGGAGCGCTTCTCGGCGTCATCTCGGCGATGGGCATCGAGACCGACCGGCTGGTGCTCTCGGTCGCCAATGATTCCATGCTGGACCAGTCTGTCTCCGGCTTCGAGGAGACGCTGGAGACGCTGAAATCCCTGCAGGTGCGCGTGATCGGCAACCGCCGGCACGGTTTCATCCACGACATCGCGGTCGGCAGGCTCTCTGTCGGTCTCATCGCCTTCTCGGAGTGGCGGCGAGGGTCCCGCCGGCAATTTCGCAGGCGCGTGACGCTGACCGAGGATTTGCCCGCCAATGACTGGCTAGCCGCTGAGGCCGAAAGTCTGGACATATTGTGCGCCTTTCCGCACTGGGACAGGTACAACGCGGAACGGCCGGGGGTGCGAACGGCACAGCGGGCCGGCGCCCTGGCGGCGCGGGGCGTGGGATTGATAGCGGGTCATCACCAGCGATGCATCCAGCCGGTGGAACGGATCGGGTCGACCTATGTGGCCTATGGGCTGGGCACCTTCCATGGCGACTCGTCGGCGCGCAAGATGCGGCGGCTGGGGGCGATGTTCATCGTCGACATCAGCACCGCGAGTTGGGAGTGCGGCCGGATCGCCGCCTACGAACTGCTGCCGTTCCTGCGGATTCGGGATCGTCAGCGGGAGCGCATCATGCCCATCGACGCACTGCCCGCGCAATTGCGCCGCGAGGCCGAGGCCGCGATCCGGCTGGCGCCGCCAAATTAG
- a CDS encoding tRNA-binding protein has product MSSGERKAEISYADFDKVDIRAGIIVEAEPYPEARKPAYKLRIDFGPEIGIKRSSAQITRHYEPDALVGRQVMAVVNFPPRQIGKFLSEVLTLGFPDDAGDVVLGAIERPVPNGSRLF; this is encoded by the coding sequence ATGTCTTCCGGCGAACGCAAGGCCGAGATCAGCTACGCGGATTTCGACAAGGTCGACATCCGCGCCGGCATCATCGTCGAGGCCGAGCCCTACCCGGAAGCGCGCAAGCCGGCCTATAAGCTGCGCATCGACTTCGGCCCGGAAATCGGCATCAAGCGCTCCTCGGCGCAGATAACCAGGCACTACGAACCCGACGCGCTGGTCGGTCGACAGGTCATGGCCGTGGTCAACTTTCCGCCACGCCAGATCGGCAAGTTTCTCTCCGAGGTCCTTACGCTGGGGTTCCCCGACGATGCGGGGGACGTCGTGCTTGGCGCGATAGAAAGACCGGTGCCGAACGGTTCGCGGCTGTTCTAA
- a CDS encoding cold-shock protein, whose amino-acid sequence MPQTGTVKFFNHAKGFGFITPDDGQKDVFVHISAVQSSGLPGLEDGQKVRFDTEPDKRGKGPKAVNLTVI is encoded by the coding sequence ATGCCGCAGACCGGCACCGTCAAATTTTTCAATCACGCCAAGGGCTTTGGTTTCATCACGCCCGATGACGGCCAGAAGGACGTATTCGTCCATATTTCAGCCGTACAGTCGTCGGGTCTGCCGGGTCTGGAGGACGGCCAGAAGGTGCGTTTCGACACCGAACCCGACAAGCGCGGCAAGGGTCCCAAGGCAGTCAACCTCACCGTCATCTGA
- a CDS encoding MFS transporter — MAIATAAGGTSRKMTREEKKVIFASSLGTVFEWYDFYLYGSLAAFIGAAFFSEYPEATRNIFALLAFAAGFLVRPFGALVFGRIGDLVGRKYTFLVTILIMGFSTFLVGLLPGSASWGIAAPIILIALRMLQGLALGGEYGGAATYVAEHAPDDRRGFYTSWIQTTATLGLFLSLLIILAIQTAMTKEAFAAWGWRIPFLLSFILLGISVWIRLSLNESPTFKRMKEEGKGSKAPLSEAFGQWKNARIALLALLGLTAGQAVVWYSGQFYALFFLQNVLKVDAVSVNIMIAIALALGTIFFVVFGWLSDKIGRKPIIMAGLALAIVTYFPLFKALTWAANPALATAQQNTRATVTAAPGDCKFQFNPVGTAKFTTSCDIATAFLTRNSVPYDVVTTGAAGTPATVKIGDTTIESFDAIAAGADATAKTAAFNKAVNIALHNGGYPLNRAAATVADQKLDAFAAANPELNLDVAAIRGGEKKAVPTEQAIKDKLVTAEEAAGAAEITTYSIPAAGAFTMVADPAAVNWPLVIGILFILIIYVTMVYGPIAAILVEMFPTRIRYTGMSLPYHIGNGWFGGLLPATVFAMSAAAGDIYYGLWYPIAISAMSLVIGLIFVRDTLGTDLHAKD; from the coding sequence ATGGCAATCGCGACAGCGGCTGGAGGGACCAGCCGCAAAATGACCCGCGAAGAAAAGAAGGTCATCTTCGCTTCGTCGCTTGGTACCGTCTTCGAATGGTACGATTTCTATCTCTACGGATCACTGGCCGCCTTCATCGGCGCGGCCTTCTTCAGTGAGTATCCGGAAGCGACCCGCAACATCTTCGCACTGCTGGCCTTTGCGGCGGGCTTCCTCGTCCGCCCGTTCGGCGCGCTGGTTTTCGGTCGCATCGGCGATCTCGTCGGCCGCAAATACACCTTCCTCGTCACCATCCTCATCATGGGCTTCTCGACCTTCCTGGTCGGCTTGCTGCCGGGTTCGGCGTCATGGGGCATCGCGGCGCCGATCATCCTGATCGCCCTGCGCATGCTGCAGGGTCTGGCGCTCGGCGGCGAATATGGCGGCGCCGCGACCTATGTCGCGGAACATGCGCCGGATGACCGCCGCGGCTTCTACACCTCGTGGATCCAGACCACCGCGACGCTCGGCCTCTTCCTGTCCCTGCTGATCATTCTCGCCATCCAGACGGCGATGACCAAGGAAGCCTTCGCGGCCTGGGGCTGGCGCATTCCGTTCCTTTTGTCCTTCATCCTGCTCGGCATTTCCGTCTGGATCCGGCTTTCGCTCAACGAATCGCCGACCTTCAAGCGCATGAAGGAAGAAGGCAAGGGCTCCAAGGCTCCGCTTTCGGAAGCCTTCGGCCAGTGGAAGAATGCCCGTATCGCGCTGCTGGCGCTGCTCGGCCTGACCGCCGGCCAGGCAGTCGTGTGGTACTCCGGGCAGTTCTACGCGCTGTTCTTCCTGCAGAACGTGCTGAAGGTCGATGCGGTATCGGTCAACATCATGATCGCCATCGCGCTCGCACTGGGCACGATCTTCTTCGTGGTCTTCGGCTGGCTTTCCGACAAGATCGGCCGCAAGCCGATCATCATGGCCGGCCTCGCACTGGCCATCGTCACCTACTTCCCGCTGTTCAAGGCGCTGACCTGGGCCGCCAATCCGGCTCTCGCCACCGCCCAGCAGAACACGCGGGCGACGGTGACCGCGGCTCCGGGCGACTGCAAGTTCCAGTTCAACCCGGTCGGCACCGCGAAGTTCACGACCTCGTGCGACATCGCTACCGCCTTCCTGACCCGCAACTCGGTGCCCTACGACGTCGTGACGACCGGCGCCGCAGGCACCCCGGCAACAGTCAAGATCGGCGACACCACGATCGAATCCTTCGATGCGATCGCAGCCGGAGCGGACGCGACCGCCAAGACGGCGGCCTTCAACAAGGCGGTCAACATCGCGCTTCACAATGGCGGGTATCCGCTCAACCGAGCCGCGGCGACCGTGGCCGACCAGAAGCTCGACGCGTTCGCGGCGGCGAATCCGGAACTCAACCTGGACGTCGCAGCAATCCGCGGCGGCGAGAAGAAGGCGGTTCCGACCGAACAGGCGATCAAGGACAAGCTGGTGACGGCCGAAGAGGCAGCCGGCGCGGCCGAGATCACCACCTACTCGATCCCTGCCGCCGGCGCCTTCACCATGGTGGCTGACCCCGCCGCGGTGAACTGGCCGCTGGTCATCGGCATCCTGTTCATCCTGATCATCTATGTCACCATGGTGTACGGACCGATCGCGGCGATCCTGGTCGAGATGTTCCCGACCCGCATCCGCTATACCGGCATGTCGCTGCCCTACCATATCGGCAACGGCTGGTTCGGCGGCCTGCTTCCGGCGACCGTCTTCGCCATGAGCGCGGCGGCCGGCGACATCTACTACGGTCTCTGGTACCCGATCGCGATCTCGGCCATGTCGCTCGTCATCGGCCTGATCTTTGTGCGCGACACGCTCGGCACGGACCTTCACGCCAAGGACTGA
- a CDS encoding ATP-binding protein encodes MESARERLSGGLRPVRRAWHRFWRLVSYYMPKRLYARSLIIVIAPMILLQSVIAFVFMERHWQTVTQRLSEAVTRDIAAIIDMIDTSPGGDYSNVIRIAGDRLSLKIDILPADPLPPPGPKPFFSILDRALSAEITKQINRPFWIDTVGNSNIIEIRIQMENKVLRVFARRSHAYAPNTYIFLTWMVGTSLVLLMIAVPFLRNQIKPILQLAEAAESFGKGRPPPPDFKPRGAEEVRRAGLAFIQMRERIERQIEQRTAMLTGVSHDLRTILTRFRLQLALSGKKVDVAALNQDIGDMESMLEGYLAFARGEAQEDAGRFDLDSYFSRLAGDAELRGRQLSTRIVGTPEVHVRPHAFGRLLSNVTGNAFRYAKTVRVAAIHRGGWLTVTIDDDGPGIPPEMREDVFKPFVRLDEARNQDEGGTGLGLAIARDIARSHGGDISLDTSPMGGLRAVIRIPA; translated from the coding sequence ATGGAGAGCGCGCGCGAGCGCCTCAGCGGCGGGTTGCGGCCGGTGCGTCGCGCTTGGCACCGCTTCTGGCGTCTCGTCTCCTACTACATGCCGAAGCGGCTCTATGCCCGCTCGCTGATCATTGTCATCGCGCCGATGATCCTGTTGCAGTCCGTGATCGCCTTCGTCTTCATGGAGCGCCACTGGCAGACGGTGACGCAGCGCCTCTCGGAAGCGGTGACGCGCGACATCGCGGCGATCATCGACATGATCGACACGTCGCCGGGCGGCGACTATTCCAACGTCATCCGGATCGCCGGCGACCGGCTGTCGCTGAAGATCGACATATTGCCGGCGGACCCTCTGCCTCCGCCCGGGCCGAAGCCGTTCTTCTCGATCCTGGATCGCGCGCTCTCGGCGGAAATCACCAAGCAGATCAACCGTCCCTTCTGGATCGATACGGTCGGGAACTCGAACATCATCGAGATCCGCATCCAGATGGAAAACAAGGTTCTGCGCGTCTTCGCGCGCCGCAGCCATGCCTACGCGCCGAACACCTACATCTTCCTCACCTGGATGGTCGGCACGTCGCTGGTTCTGCTGATGATCGCGGTGCCGTTCCTGCGCAACCAGATCAAGCCGATCCTGCAGCTCGCCGAAGCGGCGGAGAGTTTCGGCAAGGGCCGCCCGCCGCCGCCGGACTTCAAGCCGCGCGGGGCGGAGGAAGTCAGGCGCGCGGGTCTTGCCTTCATCCAGATGCGCGAGCGCATCGAGCGCCAGATCGAACAGCGCACCGCGATGCTGACCGGCGTCAGCCACGATCTGCGCACGATCCTCACGCGGTTCAGGCTGCAACTCGCCCTCTCGGGCAAGAAGGTGGACGTCGCGGCGCTCAACCAGGACATCGGCGACATGGAGTCGATGCTGGAAGGTTATCTCGCCTTCGCGCGGGGCGAGGCGCAGGAGGATGCGGGACGTTTCGACCTCGACTCCTATTTCAGCCGCCTTGCGGGCGACGCGGAATTGCGCGGAAGGCAACTTTCCACGCGTATTGTCGGCACGCCGGAGGTGCATGTCAGGCCGCATGCCTTCGGCCGCCTTCTGTCCAATGTGACGGGCAATGCCTTCCGCTATGCGAAGACCGTGCGCGTGGCCGCGATTCACAGGGGCGGCTGGCTGACCGTCACCATCGACGACGATGGCCCCGGTATTCCGCCCGAGATGCGGGAGGACGTCTTCAAGCCTTTCGTGAGGCTCGACGAGGCGCGCAACCAGGACGAGGGCGGCACCGGCCTCGGCCTCGCCATCGCACGCGACATCGCACGCAGCCATGGCGGCGACATTTCCCTCGACACGAGCCCCATGGGTGGTTTGAGGGCAGTGATCCGCATTCCGGCATAG
- a CDS encoding MBL fold metallo-hydrolase: MGQLSGIIVPVTPFQQNCTILFDADDRTGVVVDPGGDVPAILEAIEKQGIKVGSIWITHGHLDHVGGAMELKEALGVDIVGPHEADLPLLSNVERQSQSYGLSGMKNCMPDRFLTEGESVSFGDHVFEVLHCPGHAPGHVVYFNRAANFAHVGDVLFRGSVGRTDLPGGDHDALIRSIKEKLLPLGDDVGFICGHGPGGRFGEERRTNPFLT, encoded by the coding sequence ATGGGTCAGCTCAGCGGCATCATCGTTCCGGTCACACCGTTCCAGCAGAATTGCACGATTCTGTTCGACGCCGACGACAGGACGGGCGTCGTCGTCGATCCGGGCGGCGACGTGCCCGCGATCCTCGAAGCCATCGAAAAGCAGGGTATAAAGGTGGGTTCGATCTGGATCACGCATGGCCATCTCGACCATGTCGGCGGAGCCATGGAACTGAAAGAAGCGCTCGGCGTCGACATTGTTGGCCCGCATGAGGCCGATCTGCCCCTGCTCTCGAATGTGGAGCGGCAGTCGCAAAGCTATGGCCTTAGCGGCATGAAGAACTGCATGCCCGACCGCTTCCTGACCGAAGGCGAAAGCGTCAGCTTCGGCGACCATGTCTTCGAGGTGCTGCATTGCCCCGGCCATGCGCCCGGCCATGTCGTCTATTTCAATCGCGCCGCGAACTTCGCCCATGTCGGCGATGTGCTTTTCCGTGGCTCGGTCGGCCGCACGGATCTGCCCGGCGGGGATCACGACGCGCTGATCCGGTCGATCAAGGAGAAGCTTCTCCCGCTCGGCGACGACGTCGGCTTCATCTGCGGCCATGGACCCGGCGGCCGCTTCGGCGAAGAACGCCGCACGAACCCGTTCCTCACCTGA
- a CDS encoding cold-shock protein encodes MAQTGTVKFFNATKGFGFITPDGGAKDVFVHISAIEKSGLRTLVDGQKVSFDVEPDRMGKGPKAVNLRVE; translated from the coding sequence ATGGCCCAGACAGGTACCGTAAAGTTCTTCAACGCAACCAAAGGCTTCGGCTTCATTACGCCGGACGGTGGTGCAAAGGACGTTTTCGTCCACATTTCCGCGATCGAGAAGTCCGGCCTGCGCACGCTGGTCGACGGTCAGAAGGTTTCCTTCGACGTCGAGCCGGATCGCATGGGCAAGGGCCCGAAGGCCGTGAACCTGCGCGTCGAGTAA
- a CDS encoding BA14K family protein encodes MNIFRKTVLSAAVAATAFATVPADAGERWRDHRHYRSESNKDSDLVAAGIVGLALGALVVGALASSRDEPVAGNPLRHPRPSPNRDFMIEGSAAAFANGDQAYDEPSFEPWSRSWYRYCRDRYRTFDATTGTYVGRDGRKHFCNAG; translated from the coding sequence ATGAACATCTTCAGGAAGACGGTGCTGTCGGCGGCGGTCGCCGCGACGGCTTTTGCCACGGTTCCGGCCGACGCCGGCGAGCGCTGGCGCGATCATCGGCACTATCGCAGTGAATCCAACAAGGATAGCGACCTTGTCGCGGCCGGTATCGTCGGCCTCGCGCTGGGCGCCTTGGTTGTCGGCGCGCTCGCCTCCAGTCGCGACGAGCCTGTCGCCGGCAATCCGCTGCGCCATCCGCGGCCAAGCCCGAATCGCGATTTCATGATCGAGGGGTCTGCCGCCGCCTTTGCCAACGGCGACCAAGCCTATGACGAGCCGTCCTTCGAGCCGTGGTCACGCTCATGGTACCGGTACTGTCGCGATCGCTATCGCACGTTTGATGCGACGACCGGCACTTATGTCGGACGCGATGGCCGCAAGCATTTCTGCAATGCGGGCTGA
- a CDS encoding cupin domain-containing protein → MKIIACGSAATIPAPESYFTGRVMQTPVIETPEPARLRASMVSFEPGARTAWHTHPLGQTLHITSGAGLVQCWGGPIQEVRAGDVVHFAPGEKHWHGAGPKTAMTHLAMHEALDGKIVDWLEKVTDEQYAGG, encoded by the coding sequence ATGAAAATCATCGCCTGCGGCAGCGCCGCCACGATACCCGCCCCCGAAAGCTATTTCACGGGCCGGGTGATGCAGACGCCGGTGATCGAGACGCCGGAGCCTGCGCGTCTGCGGGCAAGCATGGTGAGTTTCGAGCCGGGCGCCCGCACCGCCTGGCATACGCATCCGCTCGGGCAGACGCTGCACATCACTTCGGGCGCCGGGCTCGTCCAGTGCTGGGGCGGGCCGATACAAGAGGTGAGAGCCGGAGACGTGGTCCATTTCGCACCCGGCGAGAAGCACTGGCACGGCGCGGGGCCGAAGACGGCCATGACGCATCTCGCCATGCACGAGGCGCTGGACGGCAAGATTGTCGACTGGCTGGAAAAGGTGACCGACGAGCAATATGCGGGCGGATAA
- a CDS encoding response regulator transcription factor codes for MEPSEFADRSGVPGDDAPHLLVVDDDTRIRNLLKQYLTENGFRVTVAATAAEARRKLGGLDFDLLILDVMMPGESGVELTRALRAEKNVPILMLTALSETDSRIAGLEAGADDYLPKPFDPRELILRINNILRRGGQQQTPKVEQLVFGPYTFQIARRELKRGGEVVKLTDREQDILAIFALRAGETIARHELVAGEAEVGERTIDVQINRLRRKIERDPANPVWLQTVRGVGYRLNVE; via the coding sequence ATGGAACCGAGTGAATTCGCCGATCGCTCAGGCGTTCCGGGCGATGACGCGCCGCACCTGCTCGTCGTGGACGACGACACGCGCATCCGCAATCTCCTGAAGCAGTATCTCACCGAGAACGGTTTTCGCGTCACGGTCGCGGCGACGGCTGCGGAGGCGCGGCGGAAGCTCGGCGGACTGGACTTCGACCTTCTCATCCTCGACGTGATGATGCCGGGAGAAAGCGGTGTCGAGCTGACGCGCGCGCTGCGGGCGGAAAAGAACGTGCCCATCCTGATGCTCACCGCGCTGTCGGAAACCGACAGCCGCATCGCGGGACTGGAGGCGGGCGCGGACGACTACCTGCCGAAGCCGTTCGATCCGCGCGAACTTATCCTCCGCATCAACAACATCCTGCGCCGTGGTGGGCAGCAGCAGACGCCGAAGGTCGAGCAACTGGTGTTCGGGCCGTACACGTTCCAGATCGCGCGGCGCGAGCTGAAAAGGGGCGGTGAGGTGGTGAAGCTCACCGATCGCGAGCAGGATATCCTCGCCATTTTCGCGCTCCGCGCGGGTGAGACGATCGCGCGCCACGAACTCGTCGCCGGCGAGGCCGAGGTCGGCGAGCGTACTATCGATGTCCAGATCAACCGGCTTCGGCGCAAGATAGAGCGTGACCCCGCCAATCCTGTCTGGCTGCAGACCGTGCGCGGTGTCGGATATCGGCTGAACGTGGAATAA
- a CDS encoding MarR family transcriptional regulator produces MPDRSIPSPKPIRTALSPADGIDLPLIELLFFAYRDFTSDPDQILEEYGFGRAHHRVLHFVNRMPGLTVAELLDVLKITKQSLARVLKQLIDTGYIVQVQGPRDRRQRELYPTAKGRALALDLARPQSSRIAKALQDIVPADRNVVERFLKAMVNPELRTQVDGLPGNGGGGSDGTE; encoded by the coding sequence ATGCCGGATCGCTCCATCCCTTCTCCCAAACCCATCCGCACCGCCCTGTCGCCTGCCGACGGCATCGACCTGCCGCTGATCGAGCTGCTGTTTTTCGCGTATCGGGACTTCACCTCCGACCCCGATCAGATACTGGAGGAGTACGGATTCGGCCGGGCGCATCACCGGGTGCTGCACTTCGTGAACCGCATGCCGGGGCTGACGGTCGCGGAACTTCTGGATGTACTGAAGATCACCAAGCAGAGCCTGGCGCGCGTGCTGAAGCAACTGATCGACACCGGCTACATCGTGCAGGTACAAGGTCCCAGGGACCGGCGGCAGCGCGAGCTCTATCCCACGGCCAAGGGCAGGGCGCTGGCGCTCGATCTGGCTCGGCCACAGTCCAGCCGCATCGCCAAGGCATTGCAGGACATAGTGCCGGCCGACCGCAACGTCGTCGAACGTTTCCTGAAGGCGATGGTAAACCCCGAGCTCAGGACCCAGGTCGACGGGTTGCCGGGCAACGGAGGAGGGGGGAGCGATGGAACCGAGTGA